In Chryseobacterium oranimense, a single window of DNA contains:
- a CDS encoding MarR family winged helix-turn-helix transcriptional regulator, with protein MMDNKEKIENVDLVLKQTWLAVSKMYTELAQEHDSTAVQALTLLKIDPKEGTRSTNLGPKMAIEPTSLTRIIKLLEDNGYIYKEKTTTDKREVIIKLTDKGLNSRNMSKEVVVNFNKKVMEKIAPEKIETFKEVMSEIMKIANELLNNRK; from the coding sequence ATGATGGATAATAAAGAAAAAATAGAAAACGTAGATTTAGTTTTAAAACAGACCTGGCTGGCTGTTTCTAAAATGTACACAGAACTTGCCCAGGAGCATGATTCTACTGCTGTACAAGCCTTAACCCTTCTTAAAATTGATCCCAAAGAAGGCACACGAAGTACTAACTTAGGTCCTAAAATGGCCATTGAACCAACTTCTTTAACCAGAATCATCAAACTTCTGGAAGATAACGGGTATATCTATAAGGAAAAGACGACCACCGATAAAAGAGAGGTGATTATCAAACTTACGGATAAGGGCCTGAACTCAAGGAATATGTCAAAGGAAGTAGTCGTCAATTTCAACAAGAAAGTGATGGAAAAGATTGCTCCCGAGAAGATAGAAACCTTCAAAGAAGTGATGTCCGAGATCATGAAAATCGCCAACGAATTATTAAACAACAGAAAATAA
- the tnpA gene encoding IS200/IS605 family transposase: MANTYTQIYIQIVFAVKGRQNLISKENREELHKFITGIVANRNQKLFAVFAMPDHVHILVSMSPTITISDLVRDIKAGSSKFINEKAWINGKFSWQEGYGAFSYSKSNVDSVVKYILNQEDHHKKKTFREEYLDFMEKFEIEYDPKYLFEWIEN, translated from the coding sequence ATGGCAAACACATATACACAAATTTATATTCAAATTGTTTTCGCTGTTAAAGGAAGACAAAATCTGATTTCAAAAGAAAACAGAGAAGAATTACACAAATTTATTACGGGTATTGTTGCCAATAGAAATCAAAAATTATTCGCGGTATTTGCAATGCCGGATCATGTTCATATTCTGGTAAGTATGAGCCCGACAATTACAATTTCAGATTTGGTTAGAGATATTAAAGCAGGTTCATCAAAATTTATTAATGAAAAAGCTTGGATAAACGGAAAATTTAGTTGGCAGGAAGGATATGGAGCTTTTTCTTATTCTAAAAGCAATGTAGATTCCGTTGTAAAATATATTTTAAATCAGGAAGATCATCATAAAAAGAAAACATTCAGAGAAGAATATCTGGATTTTATGGAAAAATTTGAAATTGAATATGATCCAAAATATTTATTTGAATGGATTGAAAATTAA
- a CDS encoding 3-hydroxyacyl-CoA dehydrogenase/enoyl-CoA hydratase family protein, with the protein MKRRIKHVTVLGSGIMGSGIAAHFANIGVEVSLLDIVPFELTEAEQKKGLTKDDKAVRNRIASENFEKLKKASPALLYSPKFADRITIGNFDDDLQKIKNTDWIIEVVVEKLDIKKSVYEKIEQFRKPGTLISSNTSGIPIHFLIEGRSDDFKKYFAGTHFFNPVRYLPLLEIIPTPETLPEVVDFYMSFGAKFLGKTTVLAKDTPAFIANRIGVFSMMDLLHNVQKLGLTVSEVDKLTGPVIGRPKSATFRTADVVGLDTLVMVANGVRQSGAEANNFNDVFALPGYIQKMMDNKWLGSKTEQGFYKKVKNAEGKSEIHGLNLDTLEYELQGKSSFPTLELTKNIDKPIDRFKVLIGGKDKAGELYRKSLGALFAYVSHKVPEISDEVYKIDDAMRAGFGWENGPFEIWDAVGVQKGIELAKDAGYEVSDWVKNVESFYKVNDEGQSIFVDKNSGEYNTIPGQDAFIILDNIRKNKTLWSNSGSAIEDLGDGIINFEIRSKMNSLGGEVLDGLNRAIDLAEKEYDGLVVGNQGTNFSVGANLAMILMMAIEQDWDDLNMAIAYFQKSMMRVRYSSIPVVVAPHGMTLGGGCEMTMHADRVVAAAETYIGLVETGVGVIPGGGGTKELTLRTSREFHADDVKNNRLREAFMNIAMGKVATSAYEAYDMGILEKGKDIVSVSKNRQIAEAKKVAKLLAEQGYTQPIEQKVKVLGKDALGMFYVGTDQMLTGKYISEHDKKIADKLANVMVGGNLSEPTVVTEQYLLNLERETFLQLCGERKTLERIQYMLQNGKPLRN; encoded by the coding sequence ATGAAAAGAAGAATCAAACATGTGACGGTTCTTGGTTCAGGAATTATGGGTAGCGGTATCGCAGCGCATTTCGCCAATATCGGGGTGGAAGTGTCTCTTTTGGATATCGTTCCTTTTGAACTGACGGAAGCTGAACAGAAAAAAGGTTTGACCAAAGATGACAAAGCGGTAAGAAACAGAATTGCTTCTGAAAACTTTGAAAAACTGAAAAAAGCAAGTCCTGCCCTTCTCTATTCTCCGAAATTTGCGGATAGAATTACAATAGGCAACTTTGATGACGATCTACAGAAGATCAAAAATACAGACTGGATCATTGAAGTGGTTGTTGAAAAGCTTGACATTAAGAAATCTGTTTACGAAAAAATTGAGCAGTTCAGAAAACCCGGAACATTGATTTCTTCTAATACATCAGGAATTCCTATTCATTTTCTAATTGAAGGAAGAAGCGATGATTTCAAAAAATATTTTGCAGGAACACATTTCTTCAACCCGGTAAGATATCTTCCTCTTTTAGAGATTATCCCTACTCCGGAAACTCTGCCGGAAGTGGTGGATTTCTATATGAGCTTTGGGGCTAAATTCTTGGGAAAAACTACAGTTTTAGCCAAGGACACTCCAGCTTTCATTGCCAACAGAATCGGGGTTTTCTCGATGATGGATCTTCTTCACAATGTACAGAAATTAGGTTTAACTGTTTCTGAGGTTGATAAACTGACAGGTCCTGTTATCGGACGCCCAAAATCAGCAACATTCAGAACCGCTGATGTGGTAGGTCTTGATACACTGGTAATGGTAGCCAACGGTGTACGCCAAAGCGGTGCTGAAGCCAATAACTTCAACGACGTTTTTGCCCTTCCAGGTTATATCCAGAAAATGATGGATAATAAATGGCTGGGTTCCAAAACTGAACAGGGCTTCTATAAAAAGGTAAAAAATGCAGAAGGAAAATCCGAAATCCACGGATTAAACCTTGATACCCTTGAATACGAACTTCAAGGCAAATCTTCATTCCCTACTTTAGAGTTAACTAAAAATATCGATAAACCAATCGATAGATTTAAGGTTCTAATCGGCGGTAAAGATAAAGCCGGAGAATTATACAGAAAATCTTTAGGAGCGTTATTCGCTTACGTGTCTCACAAAGTTCCTGAAATCTCTGATGAAGTTTATAAAATTGACGATGCTATGAGAGCCGGTTTCGGATGGGAAAACGGACCATTTGAAATCTGGGATGCTGTAGGAGTTCAAAAAGGTATTGAACTGGCAAAAGATGCAGGTTACGAAGTTTCAGACTGGGTAAAAAATGTTGAGTCTTTCTATAAAGTAAATGATGAAGGCCAGAGTATCTTCGTTGATAAAAATTCAGGAGAATACAACACTATTCCGGGTCAGGATGCCTTTATTATCTTAGATAACATCAGAAAGAACAAAACCCTTTGGAGCAATTCAGGTTCAGCAATTGAAGATCTTGGCGACGGAATCATCAACTTTGAAATCCGTTCAAAAATGAACTCTTTAGGAGGTGAAGTTCTTGACGGATTAAACAGAGCTATAGATTTAGCAGAAAAAGAATATGACGGATTGGTAGTTGGAAACCAGGGAACCAATTTCTCGGTAGGAGCCAACCTTGCTATGATTCTGATGATGGCTATCGAGCAGGACTGGGATGATCTGAATATGGCGATCGCTTATTTCCAGAAATCCATGATGAGAGTACGCTACTCCTCTATTCCTGTAGTTGTTGCCCCTCACGGAATGACCCTTGGCGGTGGATGTGAAATGACCATGCACGCAGACAGAGTGGTTGCTGCCGCAGAAACTTATATCGGATTGGTAGAAACCGGAGTCGGTGTAATTCCTGGCGGTGGTGGTACCAAAGAATTAACTTTGAGAACTTCAAGAGAATTCCATGCTGATGACGTTAAAAATAACAGACTTCGTGAAGCATTCATGAATATTGCAATGGGTAAGGTAGCTACCTCTGCTTATGAAGCTTATGACATGGGAATTCTTGAAAAAGGAAAAGACATTGTCTCCGTAAGCAAAAACAGACAGATCGCCGAAGCTAAAAAAGTAGCCAAACTATTAGCAGAACAAGGTTACACGCAACCAATCGAGCAAAAAGTAAAAGTTTTAGGAAAAGATGCCCTGGGAATGTTCTACGTAGGAACAGACCAGATGCTTACCGGAAAATATATTTCTGAGCACGACAAGAAAATTGCAGACAAGTTAGCCAACGTAATGGTAGGAGGAAATCTTTCCGAGCCAACTGTAGTTACCGAACAATATTTATTGAATCTTGAAAGAGAAACGTTCCTTCAGCTTTGCGGTGAAAGAAAAACCTTAGAGAGAATTCAGTACATGTTACAAAATGGAAAACCATTGAGAAACTAA
- a CDS encoding ABC transporter ATP-binding protein — MFLQIKRANIGYDKTLISDACADLKLGDVCLLIGNNGVGKTTLIKSILHQVPLLNGEISISNKNIRNLSVKEIAENIAVVFSKSNIPQHYTVEDLISLGKYIYYPFYFELRKEDRDEVAHIIDELDLNQYKHTLLKNLSDGNLQKAFIGRAITQNSPVIILDEPTTHLDEKNKLIILKALRRLAKEQHKIILFSSHDWRLAKEFADKIWYVKDNQLFSGIVEDVLLQHEELTNVSLFQVNDNFVPPSIQAPQVHKEMLYSLLQKNFEKDLSALHFEYRKGFWEIIANDTIYQYESFEEIVNFIKNIH; from the coding sequence ATGTTTCTACAAATCAAACGAGCCAATATAGGCTATGACAAAACTTTAATTTCAGATGCTTGTGCCGATCTGAAGCTGGGTGACGTATGTCTTCTGATTGGAAATAACGGTGTAGGAAAAACAACGCTTATCAAATCTATTTTGCATCAGGTTCCTCTTTTAAACGGTGAGATCTCTATTAGTAATAAAAATATCAGAAACCTTTCCGTTAAAGAAATCGCTGAAAATATTGCTGTGGTTTTCTCGAAATCAAATATTCCGCAGCATTATACCGTTGAAGACCTTATTTCATTAGGAAAATACATCTACTACCCTTTTTATTTTGAGCTCAGAAAAGAGGACAGGGATGAAGTGGCACATATCATTGATGAGCTGGACCTTAATCAATATAAACATACTCTTCTTAAAAACCTTTCAGACGGAAATCTTCAGAAAGCATTCATTGGCCGGGCTATTACCCAGAATTCACCGGTGATTATCCTGGATGAACCTACAACCCATCTTGATGAAAAAAACAAACTTATTATCTTAAAGGCTCTTCGCAGGCTGGCCAAGGAGCAACATAAGATTATCCTGTTCTCTTCCCATGACTGGAGACTGGCCAAAGAGTTTGCAGACAAGATCTGGTATGTGAAGGATAATCAGCTTTTTTCGGGGATTGTAGAAGATGTACTGTTGCAGCATGAGGAGCTTACCAATGTTTCGTTGTTCCAGGTGAATGATAATTTTGTTCCGCCTTCTATACAGGCGCCGCAGGTTCATAAGGAAATGCTGTATTCTTTATTGCAGAAAAATTTCGAAAAAGATCTTTCTGCCCTGCATTTTGAGTATAGAAAGGGTTTTTGGGAAATTATCGCCAATGATACAATATATCAATATGAATCCTTTGAAGAAATAGTCAATTTCATCAAAAACATTCACTAA